A single region of the Streptomyces caelestis genome encodes:
- a CDS encoding glutathione S-transferase family protein, with product MSRDDGNSAYGRRAFKRSKAHFTDRITAEGRDGWPVEAGRYRLVVSRACPWASRSLVSRRLLGLEDALSLAVADPIQDDRSWRFTLDEDGRDPVLGIRYLSEAYDRRESDYPGGVSVPAMVDVPSGKLVTNDYQQLTLDLATEWTALHREGAPDLYPQKLRDEIDEVMADVYEDVNNGVYRAGFATEQEEYEAACAGVFRRLELLADRLERQRYLVGDTITEADIRLFTTLVRFDAVYHGHFKCNRWKLTENRVLWGYVRDLYQTPGFGDTVDFDHIKRHYYQVHTGINPTRVVPLGPDLSGWLTPHHREELAGRPFGDGTPPGPVRADERIPASGTP from the coding sequence ATGAGCCGCGACGACGGCAACAGCGCCTACGGAAGGAGGGCGTTCAAACGGTCCAAGGCGCATTTCACGGACCGGATCACCGCCGAAGGCCGGGACGGCTGGCCGGTGGAGGCCGGACGCTACCGTCTGGTCGTCAGCCGCGCCTGCCCATGGGCGAGCCGGTCGCTGGTCTCCCGGCGGCTGCTCGGCCTGGAGGACGCGCTGTCCCTGGCCGTCGCCGACCCGATCCAGGACGACCGCAGCTGGCGCTTCACGCTGGATGAGGACGGCCGCGACCCGGTCCTCGGCATCCGCTACCTCAGCGAGGCCTACGACCGGCGGGAGAGCGACTACCCCGGCGGTGTCAGCGTGCCGGCGATGGTGGACGTGCCCAGCGGGAAGCTGGTCACCAACGACTACCAGCAGCTGACGCTCGACCTCGCGACCGAATGGACGGCCCTGCACCGGGAGGGCGCGCCCGATCTGTACCCGCAGAAGCTGCGCGACGAGATCGACGAGGTGATGGCGGACGTCTACGAGGACGTCAACAACGGCGTGTACCGGGCGGGTTTCGCCACCGAGCAGGAGGAGTACGAGGCCGCCTGCGCGGGTGTGTTCCGGCGGCTGGAGCTGCTCGCGGACCGGCTGGAACGGCAGCGGTACCTCGTCGGCGACACCATCACCGAGGCGGACATCCGGCTGTTCACCACGCTGGTCCGCTTCGACGCGGTCTACCACGGCCACTTCAAGTGCAACCGCTGGAAGCTGACGGAGAACCGGGTGCTGTGGGGGTACGTCCGGGACCTCTACCAGACGCCCGGCTTCGGCGACACCGTCGACTTCGACCACATCAAGCGCCACTACTACCAGGTGCACACAGGCATCAACCCGACCCGCGTCGTGCCGCTCGGCCCGGACCTGTCCGGCTGGCTGACCCCGCACCACCGCGAGGAACTGGCCGGCCGGCCGTTCGGCGACGGCACGCCGCCCGGGCCGGTCCGCGCCGATGAGCGGATCCCGGCCTCGGGTACACCCTGA
- a CDS encoding DUF4235 domain-containing protein, translating to MAKKKKLPFAYQPLGFVLGWSGGWLAGLAFRKTWMAIRNEEDAPDALDKDRGWGEILLAAAVQGAIFAVVRSAVDRAGAKAIERSTGTWPAGEKGGRD from the coding sequence GTGGCCAAGAAGAAGAAGCTTCCCTTCGCCTACCAGCCCCTCGGGTTCGTGCTGGGCTGGTCGGGCGGCTGGCTGGCCGGGCTGGCCTTCCGCAAGACGTGGATGGCGATCCGAAACGAGGAGGACGCGCCCGACGCGCTGGACAAGGACCGCGGCTGGGGGGAGATCCTGCTGGCCGCCGCGGTCCAGGGCGCCATCTTCGCCGTGGTGCGCAGCGCCGTGGACCGCGCGGGCGCCAAGGCCATCGAGCGTTCCACCGGCACGTGGCCGGCCGGGGAGAAGGGCGGCCGCGACTGA
- a CDS encoding VOC family protein: MALVKAGVLVLDCAEPEKLAVFYKELLEGEESDATANRVEIKGADGFRVALRRDVNATPPSWPRPENSLQAHLEFVVDDLDAVERRIISLGGRPLEAKEASGPLEERGYADPAGHSFVVRRTPPTAPKQG, encoded by the coding sequence ATGGCACTGGTGAAAGCGGGTGTTCTGGTGCTCGACTGTGCCGAGCCCGAGAAGCTCGCCGTGTTCTACAAGGAACTGCTGGAGGGGGAGGAGTCGGACGCGACGGCCAACCGGGTGGAGATCAAGGGCGCGGACGGCTTCCGCGTCGCCCTGCGCCGGGACGTCAACGCGACACCGCCCAGCTGGCCCCGCCCCGAGAACTCCCTCCAGGCCCACCTGGAGTTCGTGGTGGACGACCTCGACGCCGTGGAACGCCGGATCATCTCCCTCGGCGGCCGCCCCCTGGAGGCCAAGGAGGCCTCGGGACCCCTGGAGGAGCGCGGCTACGCCGACCCGGCAGGCCACTCCTTCGTCGTGCGCCGCACCCCGCCGACCGCGCCCAAACAGGGCTGA
- a CDS encoding pyridoxamine 5'-phosphate oxidase family protein has protein sequence MTSAPVRSTEQRKKDTLHRLEHDVDAWVATADGASGTPYLVPLSFLWNGSYLLFATPASSPTGRNLAASGRARVGIGPTRDVVLVEGTVETVQPGELTEQDAELFAAKTGFDPRRQATPYLYFRVVPQRVQAWREADELDGRELMRDGRWLTAD, from the coding sequence ATGACGTCCGCACCCGTACGCAGCACTGAGCAGCGCAAGAAGGACACCCTGCACCGTCTGGAGCACGACGTGGACGCCTGGGTCGCCACGGCCGACGGCGCGTCGGGGACGCCCTACCTCGTCCCGCTGTCCTTCCTCTGGAACGGCTCGTACCTGCTGTTCGCCACGCCCGCGTCCAGCCCCACCGGACGGAACCTCGCCGCGTCCGGCCGGGCCCGGGTGGGCATCGGGCCGACCCGGGACGTCGTGCTCGTCGAGGGCACCGTGGAGACCGTCCAGCCCGGTGAGCTGACCGAGCAGGACGCCGAACTCTTCGCCGCCAAGACCGGGTTCGATCCCCGCCGACAGGCCACGCCGTACCTCTATTTCCGCGTCGTGCCGCAGCGGGTACAGGCCTGGCGGGAGGCCGACGAACTGGACGGCCGCGAACTCATGCGCGACGGACGGTGGTTGACGGCCGACTGA
- a CDS encoding cytochrome P450, whose translation MNDSTDSGLQSVRGCPVAHHGADLTRLYGPDAATDPVGIYERLRKEHGSVAPVLLEGDVPAWLVLGYRDNRRVLNNPRQFSRDARIWRDWREGRIEETSPIMPMVGWRPDCVSQDGEPHRRLRGAVTDGLQAAAARGIRRHVTYFANKQIDAFADAGRADLVADYAEQLPMLVLTRMLGLPTADGLRLIESCAEVLKGGEGALEHNDRIMQILAELAERKRAEPGSDFATALLEHPAGLDHDEVVSHLRLVLIAAHTTTSNLLARVLQRVLTDAARLSGLVSGELNISSVVEEVMWDTPPLSVLPGRFATADLELGGHHVQEGELLILGLAAGNLDPEVRPDSAVAVQGNQSHLAFSSGPHECPGQNIGQSIIEIGVDVLLHRLPDLRLAVPPEELSSTASTWESRLDSLPVEFAV comes from the coding sequence ATGAACGACTCGACCGATTCTGGACTCCAGTCCGTGCGGGGCTGCCCCGTCGCCCACCACGGGGCCGACCTGACCAGGCTGTACGGCCCGGACGCCGCGACCGACCCGGTGGGCATCTACGAGCGGCTGCGCAAGGAGCACGGCTCGGTCGCGCCGGTTCTGCTCGAAGGCGACGTGCCCGCTTGGCTGGTCCTCGGCTACCGCGACAACCGGCGGGTGCTGAACAACCCCCGCCAGTTCAGCCGGGACGCGCGGATCTGGCGGGACTGGCGGGAGGGCCGGATCGAGGAGACCTCGCCGATCATGCCGATGGTCGGCTGGCGCCCCGACTGTGTGTCCCAGGACGGCGAACCGCACCGCAGGCTGCGCGGCGCCGTCACCGACGGGTTGCAGGCGGCGGCCGCCCGGGGTATCCGGCGGCACGTCACGTACTTCGCGAACAAGCAGATCGACGCGTTCGCCGACGCCGGGCGCGCCGACCTCGTGGCCGACTACGCCGAGCAACTGCCGATGCTCGTGCTCACCAGGATGCTGGGCCTTCCCACGGCGGACGGTCTACGCCTGATCGAGTCGTGCGCCGAGGTCCTCAAGGGCGGTGAGGGTGCCCTCGAGCACAACGACCGGATCATGCAAATCCTCGCGGAACTCGCCGAGCGCAAGCGGGCCGAGCCGGGCTCCGACTTCGCCACGGCCCTGCTGGAGCACCCGGCCGGCCTCGACCACGACGAGGTCGTCAGCCATCTGCGCCTGGTGCTGATCGCCGCGCACACCACCACCAGCAACCTGCTGGCCCGGGTCCTGCAACGGGTCCTCACCGACGCCGCCCGGCTGTCCGGTCTGGTCAGCGGGGAGCTGAACATCTCCTCAGTGGTGGAAGAGGTCATGTGGGACACCCCGCCGCTGTCCGTGCTGCCGGGCCGGTTCGCAACCGCCGACCTGGAGCTCGGAGGCCATCACGTCCAGGAGGGAGAACTGCTCATCCTGGGCCTGGCCGCCGGCAACCTCGACCCGGAGGTACGGCCCGACTCGGCCGTCGCCGTGCAGGGCAACCAGTCGCACCTGGCGTTCAGCTCCGGACCGCACGAGTGCCCGGGGCAGAACATCGGCCAGTCCATCATCGAGATCGGCGTGGACGTCCTGCTGCACCGGCTGCCGGACCTGCGCCTGGCTGTACCGCCGGAAGAACTCAGCTCGACCGCCTCCACGTGGGAGTCCCGGCTGGACAGCCTGCCGGTCGAGTTCGCCGTCTAG
- a CDS encoding GTP-binding protein encodes MDLKGFDQPGGRAAGDTRSVKVMIAGGFGTGKTTMVRSVSDIKPLTTEETLTEASADVDDLIGVADKTQTTVSLDFGKIGINESLVLYLFGTPGQERFWFLWNGLFKGALGAIVLVDTRRLESSFRAIEEMERQDVPFVVALNVFPDSRNYPVAEIRDALDIPENTPVVAFDARDRASSRDVLVALIHHLKERSAVALEPR; translated from the coding sequence GTGGACTTGAAAGGCTTTGACCAACCCGGAGGGCGGGCTGCCGGGGACACCCGCTCGGTGAAGGTGATGATCGCCGGCGGGTTCGGCACCGGGAAGACCACCATGGTCCGGTCGGTCAGCGACATCAAGCCGCTCACCACCGAGGAGACCCTCACCGAGGCCAGCGCCGACGTCGACGATCTCATCGGTGTCGCCGACAAGACGCAGACCACCGTCAGCCTGGACTTCGGCAAGATCGGCATCAACGAGAGCCTGGTGCTCTACCTGTTCGGTACACCGGGCCAGGAGCGGTTCTGGTTCCTGTGGAACGGACTGTTCAAGGGGGCGCTCGGCGCGATCGTCCTGGTGGACACGCGCCGCCTCGAATCCAGTTTCCGGGCGATCGAGGAGATGGAGCGGCAGGACGTCCCGTTCGTCGTCGCGCTGAACGTCTTCCCCGACTCCCGGAACTACCCGGTGGCGGAGATCCGGGACGCCCTGGACATCCCCGAGAACACCCCGGTCGTGGCCTTCGACGCCCGCGACCGGGCCTCCAGCCGTGACGTCCTCGTCGCCCTGATCCACCATCTGAAGGAACGCTCGGCCGTGGCCCTGGAGCCCCGATGA
- a CDS encoding DUF742 domain-containing protein produces the protein MSAPRRPSDPSGLERYYVLTGGRSGPGDSASSLDVATLVVARAAPLPGMQHEHEEILRRCRDPLSVAELGAHLGLPFNILAVLLSDLLDAGRVEARNPIPAHDAGRGPDLALLEEVLSGLERL, from the coding sequence ATGAGTGCTCCCCGCAGGCCGTCCGACCCGTCCGGTCTCGAGCGCTACTACGTCCTCACCGGAGGGCGCAGCGGACCGGGCGATTCGGCGTCGAGCCTCGACGTGGCGACCCTCGTCGTCGCCCGCGCCGCCCCGTTACCGGGCATGCAGCACGAGCACGAGGAGATCCTCCGCCGCTGCCGCGATCCGCTGTCGGTCGCCGAACTCGGCGCCCACCTCGGACTGCCCTTCAACATTCTCGCCGTGCTGCTGTCGGACCTGCTGGACGCAGGTCGCGTCGAAGCCCGTAATCCCATCCCGGCACACGACGCCGGCCGCGGGCCCGACCTCGCGCTCCTTGAGGAGGTACTCAGTGGACTTGAAAGGCTTTGA
- a CDS encoding roadblock/LC7 domain-containing protein gives MTQQGTDVSWALRDLVESIQEIRFALVASSDGKAITSYGAEDPDDVDRFAAVVAGLQALAQPVAEQFPKFAGQLRLAMIEVDGGHLFVVRAGVETYLGVLAREGLDQGLLGHQMRDLARRMGELLGTTPRLEEHSG, from the coding sequence ATGACGCAGCAAGGAACAGATGTGAGCTGGGCGCTCCGCGATCTCGTCGAGAGCATCCAGGAGATCCGCTTCGCCCTGGTGGCCTCCAGCGACGGCAAGGCCATCACCTCCTACGGCGCCGAAGACCCCGACGACGTCGACCGCTTCGCCGCGGTGGTGGCCGGCCTCCAGGCGCTGGCCCAGCCGGTCGCCGAGCAGTTCCCCAAGTTCGCCGGGCAGCTGCGCCTGGCGATGATCGAGGTCGACGGCGGGCACCTGTTCGTCGTCCGCGCCGGTGTGGAGACGTACCTCGGTGTCCTCGCCAGGGAAGGCCTCGACCAGGGCCTGCTCGGACACCAGATGAGGGACCTGGCCCGCAGGATGGGTGAGCTCCTCGGCACCACTCCGCGCCTGGAGGAGCACTCTGGATGA